ACCGCGACCAAAATTCCCAGCACGTCGCGGATCTTGTTGGGAAGGTCCTCCAGGAGCTTGCGCACCTTGGGAAGCCCCACGAGCTCGCCTTTGTCGTTGCGCCCCAGGTGGAGAACGCCGCCATCGGCATTGGCAAAGCCCGCGATCCACTTGAGGTGGTCGTCGTTCCAGTCTTGCTTGAACTCGATGCGCTCGGATTCCATTGCTTGGGCTTTTTCGGCCTTCGCATTCGTCATGTTCAAACTCCCGGTAAGAGATTCATGTGGTATGCATGGTCTCTCCGGGGTGTGTCGGAGGAAAAATCGCGGGCGCGGCCCGGTGCGTTCACCCTGCACGGAATGATAAATCACGCGACGGGCATTTGGGCGCCTCCCCGCCGTGGTCAAAAACCGTTCGGTTGCCATGGTTTTGGACCACGGCGGGGATCGGGCTGCCTGCCGGGCCACGGCCTGCGGCCGGGGTCCCGGGCCATTCGGCCGGCATCCCTGGCGCGGGGGGAACTTCAACGTGTTGACGGATTTTGACCTTTCGTGGAATCTATTTCCGATCCATTGACCAGGACGATCGTGGGGTCATACTCAACAGAAAAAACGGATCTATCTGCTTAGGCAGCCAAGATCGATGCCCATTGCCCAAAATCGCGAGCAGGCATCGGAACATTCAATTTCCAATCAATCCCCATCGGGCGCGACCCTTCATGCTTTAGGTAACAAACCTCCCCTACGAACAAAAACGGATGGCGCTCATTTTCACGTACGAAAAGGATGCCGCGATTCTGCCCAATACCAATGCTCTGATATCGCATTCCCGTTTCGGAATCTTCTCGTGTCTGACTTTGACTTTTCCAGTGAAAGAGATCCCTGGAAACCGCGCGATCCTCGTAGCGTGTGGATGGTGAGAATCGCTTCCCATCCTTTTCGAGGGTCACAAGGAATACGTCCAGATGCTCTTCCCGCATCCATAAAACGCCTTCACGCCATGGTGAAAAGGATGTCTCGGTCCAGCGCCCGATGGCACCGAGAATTTCTCGCCTTTGGTAATGTCGATGAAGGTGCAACGGAATTCCCGCCAACAGATGGGAGCGATGCTCCATTGGTGCGCGTTCGAACAGGACATCCAAAAGTTCATCCAATTCTTGTCGTAAGGAATCACACCGAAGGATCTGGCTTTGAAAGTGCTCCAGCGTGAAGTCTGAAGGTTTCGAACCATGGCTAAGCCACTGGTGATGTAACATCAGAGCCTGACGACGCTCCAGATTTGAAAAGTTCGATGGAGCTTCGCCAGAAATGAATTTTTTCCAAGTCTGCAACAACGAGCGATCGTCGACATGTAGCAAGAACTCCAGATTCTCGCTCCATCTTTCCACAGGGATGTCAGATCCTGGCTCTCGTGCTTCAAGAGACAGCGAGTTGAGCAAGTTTTGCCACCCGTCCCCCCTTACATAAACATCTTCAAGGGTAGCGCCAGTTGCTTCAAGGAAGCGTGCTAAATGCGGCACATTCCCATCCTGGACAAATGCGCGAATCTCCTTCTCTAAGCGGCTTTTGCTGTACACCAGATTTTGTCGAAGATTTTCGAGAATATCCTCGCGAGCCTGACGCTCAAGCAGGATACTGCAGCCGCGAGGCGCAATGACTGACTGGGACTCGACAGCCTTGATCAAAGCGTTCCGTTGCAGATTGGTGAGCACCCGAAGAGGTTGATCGAACCGGAATTTCCGATTTGCTCTGCCAACAAAATCGAGGACCAGTACTTGGTCCTTCCCACGACATAGCCGTAGCCCACGCCCTAACTGCTGCTGAAACACAGTTGCCGAATCCGTTGGGCGCAAAAACAAGAGCGTGTCAACTTCCGGGATATCAATTCCTTCGTTAAACAGATCGCAAGTGAATACCACGCGCAAATCACCTCGACGCAAAGCTTCAACAGATCGACGTCGTTCGTCGGATCCAGAGTCCCCAGAAAGAAATGTCGAAGCAATCCCCGCAGCATTGAATTTTTCGCTCATCAAGCGAGCATGCTCGACGGAAACACAAAACCCCAACGCCCGCGCCAACATCCAGTCAGGAGATAGTTCGACGAACTTTTGAGCGATCAAGTTCGCGCGATGTGAGTCCTGGCGAAAACGTAGATCCAGATCATTGCGTCGATACCCGCCACGTTCCCAAGCTAGATCTTCCAGGGATAGGTTGTCAGCCACAGCGTAGTAGGTGAAAGGAGTCAGCAGCTGCAGATTGAGCGCATCCCATAGTCGGATGCTTGCTGCAACATGCCCGTCAAAATCTGATGTAAGGTCCCAGTTATCGCTACGTTCCGGTGTCGCAGTCAAACCAAGCAAGATTCGGGGCTGAACCCAATCCAAGAGTTTTCGATAGGTTGGAGCCGCGGCATGATGGAATTCATCAACGACGACCACATCCCAA
This DNA window, taken from Fibrobacterota bacterium, encodes the following:
- a CDS encoding DUF3427 domain-containing protein, with the translated sequence MPDSPLPFGLYEHILSNDLTESLARLSAEDVEIQIQQLKDKEDPSVYEHHLATAITRAFAGVRDSEARLQLANRLINVLASEGRGVDSGDQIAQSAILTSILPKGSKALARPSSPLSQPVLLTGSHGEPELGSELRKELESSNCVDLLVSFITWTGWLQMAASFKAFADRGGKLRLITTTYMGNTDARAVRELSRLPGSTVRISFDPRRTRLHAKAWLFHRNSGLHCAYIGSANLSKAALGSGIEWTLKITQVESSHLLDKFRATFDALWLDSEFEVFDPDSEKQFDQLRRALQNESGVGSVAGQELTLCLHPYPFQQEILDDLTVEREDFGRCRNLVVAATGTGKTVIAALDYERQVKDRQKLPRLLFVAHREEILRQARTVFRSALRDGNFGEMLVGGREPDSWDHVFASIQSLASREPWQLGFAPDHWDVVVVDEFHHAAAPTYRKLLDWVQPRILLGLTATPERSDNWDLTSDFDGHVAASIRLWDALNLQLLTPFTYYAVADNLSLEDLAWERGGYRRNDLDLRFRQDSHRANLIAQKFVELSPDWMLARALGFCVSVEHARLMSEKFNAAGIASTFLSGDSGSDERRRSVEALRRGDLRVVFTCDLFNEGIDIPEVDTLLFLRPTDSATVFQQQLGRGLRLCRGKDQVLVLDFVGRANRKFRFDQPLRVLTNLQRNALIKAVESQSVIAPRGCSILLERQAREDILENLRQNLVYSKSRLEKEIRAFVQDGNVPHLARFLEATGATLEDVYVRGDGWQNLLNSLSLEAREPGSDIPVERWSENLEFLLHVDDRSLLQTWKKFISGEAPSNFSNLERRQALMLHHQWLSHGSKPSDFTLEHFQSQILRCDSLRQELDELLDVLFERAPMEHRSHLLAGIPLHLHRHYQRREILGAIGRWTETSFSPWREGVLWMREEHLDVFLVTLEKDGKRFSPSTRYEDRAVSRDLFHWKSQSQTREDSETGMRYQSIGIGQNRGILFVRENERHPFLFVGEVCYLKHEGSRPMGIDWKLNVPMPARDFGQWASILAA